Proteins from a genomic interval of Cognatishimia sp. WU-CL00825:
- a CDS encoding aldehyde dehydrogenase family protein, producing MQHSEVLQKLGFTADELTGGGLLVRSPIDGTEVARLTETPRAEMQAVIKRSKAAFKAWRSVPAPRRGELVRLLGEELRAAKDDLGALVTLEAGKITSEGLGEVQEMIDICDFAVGLSRQLYGLTIASERPGHKMSETWLPMGPCGVISAFNFPVAVWSWNAALALVCGNPVIWKPSEKTPLTALACQKIFDKALARFGDAPVGLSQVVIGGADIGEALVMSKDVPVLSATGSTRMGSIVGPKVAARWGRSILELGGNNAMIVAPSADIDMAVRAIVFSAVGTAGQRCTSLRRLIVHSSIKEDLVAKLAKAYSSLPVGDPRDAGTLIGPLVDHAALDGMQNALAAAVVEGGKVHGGQAVTEGVPRGAYVAPALVEMPSQSDTVKTETFAPILYVMGYETLDDAIEMQNDVPQGLSSCIFTLNLREAESFLSASGSDCGIANVNIGPSGAEIGGAFGGEKETGGGRESGSDAWKAYMRRQTSTVNYSAELPLAQGVKFDI from the coding sequence ATGCAACATTCTGAGGTTCTGCAAAAACTAGGGTTCACGGCTGATGAATTGACCGGGGGGGGCCTGTTGGTGCGGTCGCCGATTGATGGCACCGAAGTTGCGCGATTGACTGAAACACCACGTGCCGAGATGCAGGCCGTTATAAAGCGTTCGAAGGCGGCCTTCAAAGCATGGCGCAGCGTGCCGGCCCCGCGTCGCGGCGAATTGGTGCGCTTATTGGGGGAGGAGCTGCGCGCTGCCAAGGATGATCTGGGGGCGCTAGTGACTTTGGAAGCGGGCAAGATCACCTCGGAAGGCCTGGGTGAAGTGCAAGAGATGATCGACATTTGTGATTTTGCGGTGGGCTTATCGCGCCAGTTGTATGGCCTGACAATTGCCTCTGAACGCCCCGGCCACAAGATGAGTGAAACCTGGTTGCCCATGGGTCCGTGTGGCGTGATTTCAGCGTTCAACTTTCCGGTGGCGGTTTGGTCTTGGAATGCGGCCTTGGCCTTGGTCTGTGGCAACCCGGTGATCTGGAAACCTTCGGAAAAAACACCGCTGACGGCTTTGGCATGCCAAAAGATCTTTGACAAAGCGTTGGCGCGGTTTGGCGATGCGCCCGTCGGGCTGTCGCAAGTGGTTATTGGCGGCGCAGATATTGGCGAAGCCTTGGTGATGTCCAAAGATGTTCCGGTTCTATCGGCGACGGGCTCTACCCGCATGGGCAGTATTGTCGGGCCTAAAGTGGCGGCGCGCTGGGGCAGGTCTATTCTGGAACTTGGCGGCAATAATGCGATGATCGTTGCGCCTTCAGCAGATATCGACATGGCGGTGCGCGCGATTGTGTTTTCGGCTGTTGGTACGGCAGGACAACGTTGTACAAGCCTGCGAAGATTGATTGTGCATAGTTCGATCAAAGAGGATTTGGTTGCCAAGTTGGCCAAGGCCTATAGCTCTTTGCCGGTCGGTGATCCGCGCGATGCGGGCACGTTGATCGGGCCGCTGGTGGATCATGCCGCATTGGACGGGATGCAAAACGCTTTGGCGGCCGCGGTTGTTGAGGGCGGCAAAGTTCACGGTGGCCAGGCTGTGACTGAGGGCGTGCCCCGCGGGGCCTATGTGGCCCCTGCCCTTGTCGAAATGCCAAGCCAATCTGACACGGTGAAAACAGAGACCTTTGCGCCGATCCTTTATGTCATGGGGTATGAGACGCTCGACGACGCCATAGAGATGCAAAATGATGTGCCCCAAGGGCTGTCTTCTTGCATATTCACGTTGAATCTGCGCGAAGCAGAAAGCTTTTTGTCTGCCTCCGGGTCTGATTGCGGCATCGCGAACGTGAACATTGGCCCCTCGGGCGCAGAGATCGGCGGGGCCTTTGGCGGAGAAAAGGAAACCGGTGGCGGGCGCGAGTCTGGGTCAGACGCTTGGAAGGCCTATATGCGTCGACAAACCTCGACGGTGAACTATTCGGCGGAGTTGCCGTTGGCTCAGGGCGTCAAATTTGACATCTAA
- a CDS encoding ABC transporter substrate-binding protein yields MKKILLASAATALISGAAAADEIKVGLMLGFTGPAESYAPPMAGGARAAVKEISESGKFLGGKTINLVEGDSTCADAAIATSVAERFVTAEGVSGIIGALCSGATTAALQNVAIPNGMVMISPSATSPALTTIEDNGLFFRATPSDARQGEVMADILLENGVDTVAVTYTNNDYGKGLSDAFEAAYTANGGTVTINASHEDGKGDYSAEVGALASAGGDRLVVVGYGDQGGKGIIQAALDTGAFDLFHLPDAMVGSATEANFGSDLDGTLGQVPGTDAPGGDLYTPIGEANGFDATAPFSPESYDAASILLLAMQAANSNDPAVYKMKMFDVANAPGEQIFPGELAKALEILANGGEIDFVGASALELIEPGEASGAYRVIKTIKGKQETIAYR; encoded by the coding sequence ATGAAAAAAATTCTACTTGCAAGCGCTGCCACGGCGCTGATTTCTGGCGCTGCTGCGGCTGACGAAATCAAAGTGGGTCTGATGCTTGGCTTTACCGGCCCTGCTGAATCTTATGCGCCACCAATGGCCGGCGGTGCACGCGCGGCTGTCAAAGAAATTTCCGAAAGCGGCAAATTCCTGGGCGGCAAAACCATCAATCTGGTTGAAGGCGACTCGACCTGTGCAGATGCCGCGATCGCAACCTCAGTTGCCGAACGCTTTGTGACTGCCGAAGGTGTTTCAGGCATCATTGGTGCGCTGTGCTCGGGTGCAACGACTGCTGCTTTGCAAAACGTCGCCATTCCAAATGGCATGGTCATGATTTCGCCCTCTGCGACATCACCTGCGCTGACCACTATTGAAGACAATGGCTTGTTCTTCCGCGCAACGCCTTCTGACGCGCGTCAGGGCGAAGTTATGGCAGACATTCTGTTGGAAAACGGCGTAGACACAGTTGCTGTGACCTATACCAACAACGACTATGGCAAAGGCTTGTCGGACGCATTTGAAGCTGCCTATACCGCCAACGGTGGTACAGTGACCATCAACGCATCACACGAAGATGGCAAAGGCGATTATTCAGCAGAAGTTGGTGCGCTTGCATCCGCGGGCGGTGATCGTTTGGTCGTCGTCGGCTATGGTGACCAAGGCGGTAAAGGTATCATTCAAGCGGCACTTGATACGGGTGCATTTGATCTGTTCCACCTGCCGGACGCAATGGTTGGTTCCGCAACCGAAGCAAACTTTGGTTCTGATCTAGACGGGACATTGGGCCAGGTACCGGGCACTGATGCTCCGGGTGGTGATTTGTATACGCCAATTGGCGAGGCAAACGGCTTTGACGCAACTGCGCCATTCTCTCCTGAATCTTATGATGCGGCGTCTATCCTGTTGCTGGCGATGCAAGCGGCGAATTCTAACGATCCAGCTGTTTACAAAATGAAAATGTTTGACGTGGCCAACGCACCGGGCGAACAGATTTTCCCAGGTGAACTGGCGAAAGCACTGGAGATCCTGGCCAACGGTGGCGAAATCGACTTTGTTGGTGCATCCGCTTTGGAGCTGATTGAGCCAGGTGAAGCGTCCGGTGCCTACCGGGTGATCAAGACCATCAAGGGCAAGCAAGAAACCATCGCATATCGCTAA
- a CDS encoding ABC transporter ATP-binding protein, whose translation MIEVRDLHMHFGGFRAVDGASLTIEQGTITGLIGPNGAGKTSLFNCIAGVLTPTSGQVYFDGEDITGLKPHSLFHKGILRTFQVAHEFHSMSCRENLMMVPAEQHGETLWNTWFGRKRIADQERALRAKADEVLEFLTIEHIADLRAGEVSGGQKKLLELGRTMMVDAKMVFLDEVGAGVNRTLLYTIGDAIKRLNVERGYTFCMIEHDMDFIKQLCDPVIVMAQGSVMATGSADEIMSNEQVIEAYLGTGVKNKKKESAT comes from the coding sequence ATGATCGAAGTGCGTGACCTACACATGCATTTCGGCGGATTCCGCGCAGTTGATGGCGCTTCACTGACCATTGAACAAGGCACCATTACCGGGTTGATTGGCCCAAATGGCGCAGGGAAAACGTCGCTCTTTAACTGCATTGCTGGGGTGCTGACACCGACCAGCGGACAAGTGTATTTTGACGGTGAGGACATCACCGGGTTGAAACCACACAGCTTGTTTCACAAAGGCATTCTGCGCACCTTTCAGGTGGCGCATGAATTCCATTCCATGAGTTGCCGCGAAAACCTGATGATGGTGCCTGCAGAGCAGCATGGGGAAACCCTGTGGAACACTTGGTTTGGTCGCAAGCGCATTGCCGATCAGGAACGCGCGTTGCGGGCCAAGGCGGATGAGGTTTTAGAGTTTCTGACAATCGAACATATCGCCGACCTGCGGGCTGGTGAGGTTTCAGGTGGGCAGAAGAAATTGCTAGAGCTGGGCCGCACCATGATGGTGGATGCCAAGATGGTGTTTCTGGATGAGGTTGGGGCCGGAGTGAACCGTACCTTACTTTATACAATTGGCGACGCGATCAAGCGGCTTAATGTCGAGCGTGGCTATACATTTTGCATGATTGAACACGATATGGATTTCATCAAACAGCTGTGTGATCCGGTGATCGTGATGGCGCAGGGATCTGTTATGGCCACCGGCTCTGCGGATGAAATCATGTCAAACGAACAGGTCATCGAGGCCTATCTGGGCACCGGCGTGAAAAACAAAAAGAAAGAGAGCGCGACATGA
- a CDS encoding ABC transporter ATP-binding protein → MSFLSATQMTGGYGAGPDILHALDLTVEKGEIAVIVGPNGAGKSTGMKAVFGMLNLRAGTVKLDGKDITALSPQERVHMGMGFVPQVRNIFPTMSVRENLEMGAFIRTDDFEDTIEQVYELFPAVYEKRNQNAGELSGGQRQQVAVGRALMTQPKLLMLDEPTAGVSPIVMDELFDRIIEVAKTGISILMVEQNARQALEIADKGYVLVQGKNAYTDTGEALLANPEVRRTFLGG, encoded by the coding sequence ATGAGTTTTCTTTCTGCAACCCAAATGACAGGCGGCTATGGGGCCGGTCCTGACATTTTACATGCCTTGGATCTGACCGTCGAAAAAGGCGAGATCGCGGTGATTGTCGGCCCGAATGGCGCGGGCAAATCAACCGGCATGAAAGCGGTGTTTGGCATGCTGAACCTGCGCGCGGGCACGGTGAAGCTGGATGGCAAAGACATCACAGCGCTTTCACCGCAAGAGCGCGTGCATATGGGCATGGGATTTGTGCCGCAGGTGCGCAACATTTTCCCGACGATGAGCGTGCGTGAAAACCTTGAGATGGGCGCGTTTATTCGCACCGATGATTTTGAAGACACCATCGAGCAGGTCTATGAGCTGTTTCCGGCAGTATATGAAAAACGCAATCAGAATGCGGGTGAATTGTCCGGTGGGCAACGTCAGCAAGTTGCGGTTGGCCGTGCGCTGATGACACAGCCCAAACTGTTAATGCTGGATGAACCAACGGCGGGTGTGTCCCCAATTGTGATGGATGAGCTGTTTGACCGCATTATCGAGGTGGCAAAGACGGGCATTTCAATCTTGATGGTTGAACAAAACGCCCGGCAAGCGCTTGAAATCGCGGATAAAGGCTATGTGTTGGTTCAGGGCAAAAACGCCTATACCGACACCGGCGAAGCGCTTTTGGCGAACCCCGAAGTTCGCCGCACATTCCTGGGAGGTTGA
- a CDS encoding branched-chain amino acid ABC transporter permease, protein MDILNALVAFTNFVIVPASAYGAQLAIGALGVTLIYGILRFSNFAHGETMAFGTMFVLLLTALLQQWGISLGPLPTALLALPFGIAAAAAFVLITDRTVYKFYRRVKAAPVMLVIVSMGVMFMMNGIIRMIVGTDDRRFTDGARFIMKAREFKEMTGLSEGLAIKTTQVLTLVVAVITVALLFWFLNKTRTGKSMRAYSDNEDLALLSGINPERVVTITWLVVAALATVAGTLYGLDKSFKPFVFMQLLLPIFASAIVGGLGSPLGAIAGGFLIAFSEVTLTYAFKKVVTYLGPDGWVPDSLVQLLSTDYKFAVSFAILIIVLLFKPTGLFKGQSV, encoded by the coding sequence ATCGATATTCTCAATGCTTTGGTGGCATTCACCAATTTCGTTATTGTTCCTGCCTCTGCTTATGGCGCGCAATTGGCCATCGGTGCCCTTGGGGTGACGCTGATCTATGGAATTCTGCGTTTCTCCAATTTTGCCCATGGTGAAACAATGGCCTTTGGCACCATGTTTGTTTTGCTTTTAACGGCGCTGCTTCAGCAATGGGGTATTTCGCTAGGTCCGTTGCCAACTGCCCTGTTGGCCCTGCCCTTTGGCATTGCGGCTGCGGCCGCCTTTGTGCTGATCACAGATCGCACGGTTTACAAGTTTTACCGTCGTGTCAAAGCCGCGCCGGTGATGTTGGTGATCGTCTCGATGGGGGTGATGTTCATGATGAATGGCATCATTCGCATGATTGTGGGCACCGATGATCGGCGTTTTACTGACGGCGCGAGATTCATCATGAAAGCGCGTGAATTCAAAGAGATGACCGGGTTATCAGAGGGGCTGGCGATCAAAACCACTCAGGTTTTGACGCTGGTTGTTGCGGTGATCACTGTGGCGCTGCTGTTTTGGTTCCTCAATAAAACCCGCACGGGCAAATCCATGCGTGCCTATTCGGACAACGAAGACTTGGCTTTGTTGTCGGGCATCAACCCTGAGCGGGTTGTCACCATCACCTGGCTGGTTGTTGCGGCCTTGGCGACCGTGGCGGGCACGCTTTACGGGCTAGACAAAAGCTTTAAGCCTTTTGTGTTTATGCAGCTTTTGTTGCCGATCTTTGCCTCGGCTATTGTAGGCGGATTGGGGTCGCCGCTGGGGGCAATTGCCGGTGGTTTTCTGATCGCGTTTTCCGAAGTCACGCTGACCTATGCGTTTAAGAAGGTGGTGACTTATCTGGGCCCGGATGGCTGGGTGCCGGATAGTTTGGTGCAATTGTTATCTACCGATTACAAATTCGCCGTTTCCTTCGCCATTCTGATCATTGTCCTGCTGTTTAAACCGACCGGACTATTTAAGGGGCAATCGGTATGA
- a CDS encoding branched-chain amino acid ABC transporter permease, protein MKTPIYFALMGLLIVGVGVFESWNNALFVLNFGLISAIMALGVNLQWGYAGLFNVGVVGFVALGGLAVVITSVSPVAPAWQAGGPRILLALLIMVGVITAAIMMWRRLPKGAMRGLIVGAILIVGFFVFRETFDPAVAAIEAVNPAQQGFLGGLGLPVLLAWPVGGLFAAGAAWLIAKTALGLRSDYLAIATLGIGEIIIAVLKNEDWLSRGVKNVNGLPRPVPYEVDLQQSEGFVGWMERIGADPVIGSTIFVKLCYAALFLAVIILIVSLMQLALNSPWGRMMRAIRDNEIAAEAMGKDVTKRHLQIFVLGAAICGIAGAMMTTLDGQLTPASYQPLRYTFLIWVMVIVGGSGNNWGAVLGGMFIWFLWVEVEPISIFLVSVLTSGMDATSPLREAILERVAYMRPLTMGLILLLVLRFSPRGLLPEK, encoded by the coding sequence ATGAAAACACCAATTTACTTTGCCCTGATGGGCCTGTTGATCGTCGGGGTTGGGGTTTTTGAATCCTGGAACAACGCGCTGTTTGTGCTGAACTTTGGACTGATCTCTGCGATCATGGCTTTGGGTGTGAACCTGCAATGGGGCTATGCTGGTCTGTTCAATGTCGGCGTGGTCGGGTTTGTCGCCCTTGGGGGGCTTGCGGTGGTTATCACGTCGGTTTCCCCTGTCGCCCCGGCCTGGCAGGCCGGTGGACCGCGCATCTTGTTGGCCTTGCTGATTATGGTGGGTGTGATCACTGCGGCCATCATGATGTGGCGACGTCTGCCAAAAGGCGCAATGCGCGGGTTGATAGTTGGCGCGATCCTGATTGTGGGCTTCTTTGTGTTTCGGGAAACTTTTGATCCGGCTGTGGCCGCGATCGAGGCAGTGAACCCCGCGCAACAGGGCTTCTTGGGCGGTCTGGGGCTGCCAGTGCTGCTGGCTTGGCCTGTTGGTGGGCTTTTTGCCGCTGGGGCCGCCTGGCTGATTGCCAAGACCGCGCTTGGATTGCGGTCTGACTATTTGGCGATTGCCACGTTGGGCATTGGCGAAATCATCATTGCTGTGCTTAAAAACGAAGATTGGCTGAGCCGCGGCGTTAAAAACGTCAACGGCCTGCCCCGCCCCGTGCCCTACGAAGTGGATTTGCAACAATCAGAAGGCTTTGTGGGCTGGATGGAACGTATTGGTGCAGATCCGGTGATTGGCTCGACGATTTTTGTAAAATTGTGCTATGCGGCCTTGTTTTTGGCGGTGATCATATTGATCGTCAGCTTGATGCAACTGGCGCTAAATTCACCTTGGGGCCGCATGATGCGCGCCATTCGTGACAATGAAATCGCTGCCGAGGCCATGGGCAAGGATGTCACTAAGAGACACTTGCAGATCTTTGTTTTGGGGGCCGCGATCTGTGGCATTGCCGGGGCAATGATGACCACTTTGGATGGCCAGTTGACGCCCGCGTCTTATCAACCGCTGCGCTATACATTCCTGATTTGGGTGATGGTGATTGTCGGTGGTTCGGGCAATAATTGGGGCGCGGTTCTGGGAGGCATGTTCATCTGGTTCCTCTGGGTCGAGGTCGAGCCGATTTCAATCTTTTTGGTCAGTGTTCTGACATCCGGCATGGATGCCACGTCGCCATTGCGCGAAGCCATTCTGGAACGTGTGGCCTATATGCGCCCGCTGACCATGGGGCTGATTTTGCTGCTGGTCCTGCGCTTTAGTCCACGTGGATTGTTGCCAGAGAAATAG
- a CDS encoding BlaI/MecI/CopY family transcriptional regulator, protein MARRRSEMLTDVELEFMIALWGIGSGSVRDIMSALQDDMKRAYTSVATIMKILDDKGYVTSERVERSLVYKPALQKSDYEGRSLRNLSNSLFGGTPTALVARLVDNEELTDEMIQEIKEIIDTRIRKDDG, encoded by the coding sequence GTGGCACGCCGTCGAAGTGAAATGCTCACGGATGTTGAGCTTGAATTCATGATCGCCCTTTGGGGCATTGGCTCTGGTTCTGTGCGCGATATCATGTCTGCGTTGCAGGATGATATGAAGCGCGCCTATACCTCTGTTGCCACAATCATGAAGATTTTGGATGACAAAGGCTATGTGACGTCCGAACGTGTTGAGCGCAGTTTGGTTTATAAGCCCGCACTCCAGAAAAGCGACTATGAGGGGCGGTCCCTCAGAAACTTGTCCAATTCCTTGTTTGGAGGCACGCCAACGGCCCTTGTCGCCCGTCTGGTGGATAACGAGGAACTGACTGACGAAATGATCCAGGAAATAAAAGAGATCATTGATACAAGGATCAGAAAGGATGACGGTTAG
- a CDS encoding M56 family metallopeptidase — protein sequence MTVSHIVGGAIWIQSMILVAAIVFGLFEGALTLTGLRRRFLTRRRLGVTAIVSLALLPLVQPYLVASPYAATLNATDVVVGQYLKGNLFISANEMSSLLAAKTLWLEQLTTASGLLAQFIIAVFIVAFVGRAGYLVMNFRRIWQAVQAGQLMRQTRRTRVVISPAISVPFSTRGLWYYYVVLPDSMCSDCQTMQMSIGHEMQHIRQGDVDAEVILSLLSPLVVLNPGFWFLSSRMRRLGELACDRAYLARRGFDAHSYSMRLLNIARSTRFATQQPTAFGVPLIGRSVPFLARRSMLKDRIIEIARDQAKPTRETRLFGWGLSAVMAVLVLAGATSLAEPADWSHERLMLSSVANLERLNQLNTLAQRSW from the coding sequence ATGACGGTTAGTCATATCGTAGGGGGGGCGATCTGGATTCAATCGATGATCCTGGTGGCCGCAATTGTCTTTGGTTTGTTTGAAGGGGCACTAACCCTCACAGGCCTTAGGCGCAGGTTTCTGACGCGCCGCCGTTTGGGCGTAACAGCAATCGTGAGTTTGGCGCTGTTGCCTTTGGTGCAGCCCTATCTGGTTGCCTCGCCCTATGCGGCGACTTTGAACGCCACGGATGTCGTGGTCGGCCAATACCTAAAGGGCAATCTCTTTATCAGCGCCAATGAAATGTCGTCTTTACTGGCGGCAAAAACACTTTGGCTGGAACAACTTACAACTGCCAGCGGGCTTTTGGCCCAGTTTATCATTGCGGTATTCATAGTCGCCTTTGTCGGGCGCGCTGGGTATCTGGTGATGAATTTCCGGCGAATTTGGCAAGCGGTTCAAGCCGGACAGTTGATGCGGCAAACGCGCCGTACGCGCGTGGTCATCAGCCCCGCAATTTCTGTGCCGTTCTCGACACGGGGTCTTTGGTATTACTATGTGGTGCTGCCCGACTCTATGTGCAGCGACTGTCAAACGATGCAAATGTCGATTGGCCATGAAATGCAGCATATTCGCCAAGGAGATGTCGACGCAGAGGTGATCTTGTCATTGCTCTCGCCCCTGGTGGTGTTGAACCCCGGCTTCTGGTTCCTATCCAGCCGGATGCGCCGCTTGGGTGAATTGGCCTGCGATCGCGCCTATCTGGCCCGTCGCGGGTTTGATGCGCACAGCTACTCTATGCGATTGTTGAATATTGCGCGCAGCACGCGATTTGCCACCCAGCAGCCAACAGCCTTTGGCGTGCCGTTGATTGGGCGCAGCGTGCCCTTTCTGGCGCGTCGGTCGATGTTGAAAGACCGCATTATTGAAATTGCCCGTGATCAGGCCAAACCGACGCGCGAAACACGTTTGTTTGGCTGGGGGCTTTCAGCGGTGATGGCTGTTTTGGTTCTGGCTGGCGCGACGTCGCTGGCCGAACCTGCAGACTGGAGTCACGAGCGGTTGATGTTGTCGTCCGTTGCCAATCTGGAGCGCCTTAATCAGTTAAACACACTGGCCCAACGCAGCTGGTGA
- a CDS encoding DUF2160 domain-containing protein: MFSWMAWTWPTALIFIGIFSAIGFLTVVEIKYPGGAERKGILGLTTTRGDRLFLSLLGTSFIFLIWLGLIGMPLWGPLFISICWGILCFWKV; encoded by the coding sequence ATGTTTTCTTGGATGGCATGGACGTGGCCAACGGCCCTGATCTTCATTGGGATCTTCAGCGCAATCGGGTTTCTTACGGTGGTTGAAATCAAATATCCCGGTGGGGCAGAGCGCAAGGGAATCCTTGGGCTCACCACCACCCGCGGTGACCGGTTGTTCCTATCGCTGTTGGGCACCAGCTTTATCTTTCTGATCTGGCTGGGTCTGATTGGGATGCCGCTCTGGGGGCCGCTGTTTATCTCGATCTGCTGGGGCATCCTTTGCTTTTGGAAGGTCTAG
- a CDS encoding carbohydrate ABC transporter permease: protein MQKRSLVPIVYIFFLMLPIYWLVAMSFKTTNEILSGFSLFPQTFTLDAYKTIFTDPTWYWGYINSILYVSINTVISIAVALPAAYAFSRYRFLGDKQLFFWLLTNRMAPAAVFALPFFQLYSAVGIFDTHLAVALAHCLFNIPLAVWILEGFMGGVPKELDETAYVDGYSFPRFFMSIFIPTIKAGVGVAAFFCFMFSWVELLLAKTLTAVAAKPIAATMTKTASSAGYELGLLAAAGTLTIIPGAIVIYFVRNYIAKGFAMGRV from the coding sequence ATGCAAAAACGATCCCTCGTTCCCATTGTCTATATCTTCTTCCTGATGCTGCCGATCTATTGGCTTGTCGCGATGAGCTTTAAGACAACCAATGAAATCCTGTCCGGCTTTTCGCTGTTTCCACAGACCTTTACGCTGGACGCTTATAAAACCATCTTTACCGATCCAACGTGGTATTGGGGCTACATCAACTCGATCCTCTATGTATCGATCAACACGGTTATTTCGATTGCCGTGGCCCTGCCGGCCGCTTATGCCTTTAGCCGCTACCGCTTTCTGGGCGACAAACAGCTGTTCTTTTGGCTGCTGACCAACCGCATGGCACCGGCGGCTGTCTTTGCGCTGCCGTTCTTTCAGCTCTATTCGGCTGTGGGCATCTTTGACACCCACCTTGCGGTGGCTTTGGCGCATTGCCTGTTTAATATCCCACTCGCAGTTTGGATCCTCGAAGGCTTTATGGGCGGCGTGCCAAAAGAGCTGGATGAAACCGCCTATGTGGATGGCTATTCCTTCCCGCGGTTCTTCATGTCGATCTTTATCCCAACCATCAAAGCTGGTGTGGGCGTCGCGGCTTTCTTCTGCTTCATGTTCTCTTGGGTGGAATTGCTGCTGGCCAAGACCCTGACGGCGGTTGCCGCCAAGCCAATTGCCGCCACGATGACCAAAACTGCCTCTAGTGCCGGCTATGAGCTGGGTCTGCTGGCGGCGGCTGGCACGCTGACCATTATTCCGGGTGCCATCGTGATCTACTTTGTACGCAATTATATCGCGAAGGGCTTCGCGATGGGGAGGGTTTGA
- a CDS encoding sugar ABC transporter permease: MKTENQKAWFFVLPVLLLVAFNALIPMMTVVNYSVQETFGDNLFFWEGLTWFEQILRSERFHAALGRQFLFTFLILIIEIPLGIAIALSMPRKGFWVPVCLVLMALPMLIPWNVVGAMWNIFALPDIGLMGYTINHILGIHYDMTQDPIAAWMTIITMDVWHWTSLVVLLSYAGLVSIPDAYYQAAKIDGASNWSVFRFIQLPKMKNVLTIAILLRFMDSFNIYTEPFVLTGGGPGNSTTLLSIDLVKIALGQFDLGPAAAMSLIYFAITLLVSWLFYTLMTKDDLN; encoded by the coding sequence ATGAAGACCGAAAATCAAAAGGCATGGTTCTTTGTCTTGCCTGTCCTGTTGCTTGTGGCGTTTAACGCGCTGATCCCGATGATGACCGTTGTCAATTATTCGGTGCAGGAAACCTTTGGGGACAACCTGTTTTTCTGGGAAGGCCTGACGTGGTTTGAACAGATCTTACGGTCTGAGCGGTTCCATGCGGCGCTTGGCCGTCAGTTCCTGTTCACCTTTCTGATCCTGATCATTGAAATCCCGCTGGGCATCGCGATTGCGCTTTCTATGCCGCGCAAGGGCTTTTGGGTGCCGGTTTGTCTGGTGCTTATGGCGTTGCCTATGTTGATCCCTTGGAACGTTGTGGGCGCGATGTGGAACATATTTGCGCTGCCAGACATTGGCTTGATGGGCTATACGATCAACCATATTCTGGGCATTCACTATGACATGACCCAAGACCCTATTGCCGCCTGGATGACCATCATCACGATGGATGTGTGGCATTGGACATCGCTGGTTGTGCTGCTGTCTTATGCCGGGCTGGTTTCCATTCCAGACGCTTACTATCAAGCGGCCAAAATCGATGGGGCCTCTAATTGGTCGGTGTTTCGGTTTATCCAACTGCCCAAGATGAAAAACGTCCTGACCATCGCCATCTTGTTGCGGTTTATGGACAGTTTCAACATCTATACCGAGCCGTTTGTTTTGACGGGCGGCGGGCCGGGCAACTCGACCACTTTGCTGTCGATTGACCTGGTGAAAATCGCCCTTGGCCAGTTCGATCTTGGACCAGCCGCCGCGATGTCTCTTATCTACTTTGCAATCACGCTTTTGGTGTCATGGCTGTTTTACACCCTGATGACCAAAGACGATCTGAATTAA